A single window of Eucalyptus grandis isolate ANBG69807.140 chromosome 1, ASM1654582v1, whole genome shotgun sequence DNA harbors:
- the LOC104414888 gene encoding disease resistance protein RGA2, whose amino-acid sequence MSKVVSSILGPLLEKLTSSAVEEIQLVGGVKDDQEKLKNKLEMIEKVLANAEQKQTKEEAMRLWLSRLKDFCYDVEDVLDEFEARALWRQARLTEYLTLKSKNYEFNNLDLIQLWISNGLIQSSGNNKELEEIGRQYLEELWSRSFFDFVREDYPFLFFRMHDLIHELAISVAQTELSNMKVHAQDISPKTRHISFPNPSRIPRDELHGCLSKLSRIRTIMLEDGSSGEFLLEMCISRFKHLRVLWLDYSSFDLLPSSIGSLKHLRFLSLWGNWDIKKLPDSICKLHNLQCLDLGLCMELEELPANIKNLISLPVLCITTKQQHFPERGIGCLTSLRWLLIASCENLEALFDDIQLLTSLRKMFIVHCPKNLKLPEDESNEPRSMLSLQSFIFEGLPELVYFPRWLEGSTSTLRRIKIVNCPKLRELPEWLQNCSSLRTLEIKDCPRLSSLPHGIRRIPTLTELWITNCGGIE is encoded by the exons ATGTCTAAGGTTGTCTCTAGCATCCTCGGACCTCTTCTGGAGAAACTAACTTCATCAGCTGTTGAAGAAATTCAACTGGTAGGGGGTGTCAAGGATGACCAAGAAAAGCTCAAGAACAAGCTAGAGATGATTGAGAAGGTGCTTGCCAATGCTGAGCAGAAGCAAACAAAAGAGGAAGCTATGAGGCTTTGGTTGTCGAGACTTAAGGACTTTTGCTATGATGTGGAGGACGTGTTAGACGAATTTGAAGCCAGGGCTTTGTGGAGGCAAGCAAGGTTGACCGAGTACTTGACCCTCAAAAGCAAG AACTATGAGTTCAACAACTTGGATCTGATCCAACTGTGGATCTCAAACGGGCTTATCCAATCTAGTGGAAATAATAAGGAGCTAGAAGAGATTGGACGGCAGTACTTGGAGGAGCTGTGGTCGAGATCCTTCTTCGATTTTGTCCGGGAAGACTATCCATTTCTATTCTTCCGAATGCACGACCTCATTCACGAACTTGCCATTTCGGTGGCACAAACCGAATTGTCCAACATGAAAGTGCACGCGCAAGATATTTCCCCGAAGACTCGGCATATATCGTTTCCCAACCCATCTCGTATACCAAGAGATGAACTCCATGGCTGCTTGAGCAAACTTAGCCGCATTCGTACCATCATGCTTGAGGATGGTTCCTCTGGGGAGTTCCTTTTGGAGATGTGCATTTCGCGATTCAAGCACTTGCGAGTGCTATGGCTAGATTACTCTAGCTTTGACCTACTGCCTAGTTCCATTGGCAGTCTAAAGCATTTGAGGTTTCTTAGTTTGTGGGGCAATTGGGATATCAAGAAACTCCCCGATTCGATCTGCAAGCTTCACAATCTACAATGCTTAGATCTTGGCTTGTGCATGGAACTTGAGGAATTGCCTGCAAACATTAAGAATCTGATCAGCCTCCCCGTTTTATGTATAACCACAAAACAACAACATTTCCCGGAGAGGGGAATAGGATGCTTGACTTCTCTACGGTGGCTATTGATTGCATCGTGCGAGAATTTGGAAGCCTTGTTTGATGATATCCAATTGCTCACATCGCTCCGTAAGATGTTCATCGTGCATTGTCCGAA GAACTTGAAGCTGCCAGAAGACGAAAGTAATGAACCACGCTCGATGCTGAGCCTTCAATCCTTCATATTCGAGGGATTACCGGAGCTAGTTTATTTCCCCAGGTGGCTCGAAGGTTCTACAAGTACACTACGGAGGATAAAAATTGTGAATTGTCCCAAGTTGAGGGAATTGCCCGAGTGGTtgcaaaattgttcttctctaagAACACTGGAGATTAAAGACTGTCCTAGATTGTCCTCTTTACCGCACGGCATTCGCCGCATTCCTACATTGACAGAGCTGTGGATAACTAATTGCGGGGGAATCGAGTAG